TCAAAACCGGAGACCTATCCACGTTATTTACTGTTATAGTCACAGTCTTGGTGTCTGACATACCATTGGCTGTGGCTTTGAATGCCACTTCATAGCTGCCGGCCTGGGTGTAGTCGGGGATCCAGCTGAATACGCCTGTCGCAGCATCCAACGTCGCACCGGTTGGAACAGACGCCATTGAATACGCTATGGTATTGCCATCCGGGTCTGTGGCGGATAGCATAAAGGTCAGGAGCTGGTTCTCATCAACAGCTTGATTGCCAGGTGAGACCAGAACCGGAGCCCTGTCCACGTTATTTACTGTTATGGTCACAGTCTTGGTATCTGACAGGTTGTTGGATGTGGCCTTGAAGGTCACTTCATAAATGCCGGCCTGGGTGTAATCAGGCGTCCAGCTGAATGCGCCTGTCGTTTCGTTCAGGACAGCTCCGGTTATCGCCGGCGTCATTGAATAGGTTATGGCATCGCCGTCCGGGTCTGTAGCTGACAGCGTAAAGGTCAGAAGCTGGTTCTCATTCACGCTCTTATTACCCGGAGATGTCAGAACCGGCGCCCTATCCACGTTATTTACCGTTATGGTCACGGTCTTGGTGTCTGACAGGCTGTTGGATGTGGCCTTGAAGGTCATTTCATAGCTGCCGGCCTGGGTGTAGTCAGGCGTCCAACTGAATACGCCTGTCGTTTCGTTCAAGACAGCTCCGGTTATCGCCGGTGTCATCGAATAAGTTATGGCATCGCTATCCGGGTCTGTAGCTAACAGCGTAAAGGTCAGGAGCTGATTTTCATTTACAGTTTTATTGCCAGGCGATGTCAAAACCGGCGGCCTGTCCACATCGCCTACCGTTATGATTATTACCTTCGAATCCGTTAATCCATTGGCCGCGGCAACAAAGGTCACCGTGTAATTGCCGGTCTGGCCATAGTCCGGCGTCCAACTGAACACTCCTGTTGCGGTATCCAGCGCCGCCCCGGCCGGGACAGGCGACATTGAATATACTATGGTATCGCCATCCGGGTCTGTGGCTGATAATGTAAAGGTAAGCAACTGCCCCTCATTAACAACCTGATTGCCCGGTGAAACCAGTACCGGAGCCCTGTCCACATTATTTACCGTAATAGTCACAGTCTTGGTGTCTGACAGGCTATTAGCCGTTGCCTTAAAGGTTACTTCATAACTGCCGGCCTGTGTATAGTCGGGTGTCCAGGCAAATGCGCCTGTTGCGACATCCAACGTCGCTCCAGTTGGCACAGGAATCATTGAATACGTTATGTTGTCCCCGTCCGGGTCGTTTGAGGACAGGATGAATGTTAAAAGCTGGCTTTCGTTTACGGTCTGGTTGCCGGGCGAGGCCAGTACCGGTGCCCTATCCACGTTATTAATTATTATCGTTATGGTCTTAGTGTCTACCAGGCTATTGGCCGTTGCCTTGAAGGTTACTTCATAACTACCGGCCTGGGTATAATCCGGCGTCCAGCTGAACACACCCGTTGCGGCATCTAATGTTGCACCTGTTGGGGCAGCTTCTATTAAATAGGTTGTGGCATCTCCGTCCGGATCTGTTGCAGATAGCGTAAAGGTCAGGAGCTGATTCTCGTTCACACTCTTGTTACCCGGTGAAACTAAAACCGGCGCCCTGTCCACGTTATTTACTGTTATAGTCACGACCTTGGTATCTGACAAGCCGTTGGCTGTGGCCTTGAAAGTTACTTCATAGCTGCCGGACTGGGTATAGTCAGGCATCCAGCTGAATGCGCCTGTCGTTTCGTTCAGGATAGCTCCGGTTATCGCCGGCATCATTGAATAACTTATCACATCGCCGTCCGGGTCTGTGGCTGATAGTGTAAAGGTCAGAAGCTGGTTCTCATTTACGGTCTGGTTGCCCGGGGATGCCAAAACCGGAGCCCGGTCCACATTATTCACCGTTATGGTCACGGTTTTGGTATCTGACAGGCTATTGGCCGTAGCCTTGAAAGCTATTTCATAACTCCCTGACTGGTCATAATCCGGTGTCCAGGAAAAGATGCCTGTAATCGCATTTAAATTCGCTCCGGTTGGGGTCAGCGCCATTGAGTAGATTATGGCATCGCCGTCAGGATCAATCGCTGATAGTGTAAATGTCAAGAGCTGGTTCTCATTGACAGTCTGGTTGCCGGGTGAGGTCAATATCGGCGCCCTGTCTATATTGTTTACCGTGATAGTTATGGTCTTGGCATCGGTCAAAAGATTGGCTGTTGCCGTGAATGTTATCGTGTAATTACCTGACTGGGTGTAATCAGGCATCCAGGAAAATACACCTGTGGTTGAATCTAATGCCGCGCCGGTCGGCACCGGGGTCATTGAATAATTTATCACATCACCATCCGGGTCTGTGGCTGATAGCGTAAATGTCAAAAGCTGGTTCTCATTCACGGCCTGATTTCCGGGTAAGGTTAATACAGGGGCTCTGTCTACATTATTAACCGTGATAGTTATGGTCTTGGTGTCTGACAAACCGTTGGTTGTTGCCTTAAAGGTCACTTCATAACTGCCGGCCTGGGTATAGTCGGGTATCCAGGTAAATACGCCGGCACCCCTGATGGCCCCGATTGAGGAGATGCCGACCAGATGGCCGGAACGCTGTTGGATTAAATGCCGGAAGACCACGCCGGCCAGGGCCGTGAACCCGGCCACGTTGACATCTATAGCCTCTTTTTCCAGTTCCCAATTCAGGTCGGGATTTATATGGCCGACCCCGGCGCTGATGACGACCAGGTCTACTCCGTCCATCTCTTTGATGAGTTCATCCAAAAAACCCACGGCCTCGGCGGTCTGGGTAACGTCAATTCTTTTGATGTGCGTCTTGGCGGGAATCTCTTTCTGCAGGCTGGCCAGCAGTTCAACCCTCCGGCCGGCGATGCCGGCCAGGTAATCATTCTGAGCCAGGATTTTGGCCAGCTCCCGGCCGATGCCCGAGGTCGCCCCGATGATAATGGCTTTTTTCATAGTTTTACCACGAACTAATACGAGCCGCTGATTACACAGATTAAAACTACGGTTTAACAGGGACTAATAAGAGACTCTTAAGAGACAATATTAATTATATTTTCAAGTATATTTATAATTTTATACCATAAGGTGTTAGAGTCTTTTACAAGTCTCTTCAAGTCACTGTTTCATTAGTTCAATCTCGCCGTCTGCTGGGTTGAATCAGACAGAGTATTGCATTTCGCCGTTTATAAGATAACATCACCAGCAATATGGTCAGGCCGATATACAATCCGCCATAGGACATCCGGGCCTTTATCTCCAGCTCCTGCAACTGTTCCGGCGGCAGGCCGGGCATCAGCGACGGCATCACCAGCGGGATGACCAGCTGGGTAGTGAAGAGCACTATCAATGTAAGCGCTTCGAGCATACTGAACCTGAAGTTGGCCAGGATGAATATGGCGAAGAGCGATTGGGCCGCGGTCAGGAAGATTTCTTCGGTCTGCATACTGTCCAGTTTCATTCCGGTAAAAGAGCCGCCGCCCAGGTAATAAGCGATGGGCAGGGAGGCGATGAGCAGTGTCCACTGGTTGACCTTGGACGAGACCAGGGTGCCCAAGGAGGCGCCGGCCATGGCCCGGGTGGCGAAGATGATGGCCACAATGAACTCGGGCGACTCGGAAGCCAGCGGGGCCAGCCACTGGACCAGCACAAACTCGTTGACGCCCCAGGCCTTGCCGCTGGCCAGCAGGCCTTCGGCAAACGGTTCGGCCGAGACGTAGATGGTGAACCCGGCCAGGATGAAGAAAAACACGGTGATGATACAGCGGAACAGGCGCGAGCCCTTGCTGAAGAGTTCCACCGGGCCTTCCAGTTCCGGCTCGACGTGGTGCGCCCGGCCGGCGGCGATGATATAGAATACGAAGATGGTCAGCAAAACGATGGAGTCTATCATCGAGATAGAACCCTTGATGGGAATGAAGAAGGAGTAAAAGGTGGCGGCTAGCAGGGCCAGAAGTTCTATCCGATGCGTCGGTTCCAGCTCGATGTGCGTCTTGCGGGTAGACAGGTAATAAGCGAAGAGCACCACCGGCCAGCCCAGGCCGATGAGCAGCCGGTTGGCGCCGGTCATATTAGCCGTGGCGTAATGGATGTATTCGGGGTTGGTGCCGGCCGTCCAGGCGAAGTAGATGTCTACGGCGTATTCGGGCACGACCGCAATCAGGGCCAGGAAGGCCAGGGCCAGGGCCTGTGGGATTTCCATCTGGGCCAGTTCGGCCGCCCAGGATAATACAAACGCCGCGCCGAAGATGGCCAGCCCGGGCACCAGCGCCTCCCAGCCCGGTCCGAGCTCCTTGCCCATAAACTGAGCCACCGCCTGCTGTCCTATAAGGCCGAAGGCGACCACCAACCAGATTATTTTCTTGAGCATAGATAATCTTTCCAATAACTACGCGGAATAATTACCACAAAGAATACAAAGAATTTATTTATTTTGTCAATATTTTACCACGAAATCACGAAAGACGAAATGCTTGGCCAGAAAGAATAAACGCGTCCGTAATTATTCTTTTTCTTATTTCATTTATTTCGAATCTTCGTGGTAGATTTAGATATCAATGCTCTTTCAGTTCGGGAATGGGCAGTTTAGACACGTCGACCGCGCCTTTCTTCATCTGAAACTTCCATTTCCATAATGTGTAGACCGGCGGATAGACCAGCAGTTCGAGTATGAAGCTGGTAACCAACCCGCCGACCATAGGAGCGGCGATGCGTTTCATCATATCGGCGCCGGTGCCCATGGACCACATTATCGGAATCAGACCGATGAAGGTGGTGCCGACGGTCATCATCTTGGGCCGGATGCGCTTGACCGCGCCGTGCACCACCGCCTCGATCAGGTCGGAGTAGGTCTTCATCCTGCCCTTGCGGACGCTGTCGTAATAGGACATATCAAGAAACAGGAGCATAAACACGCCGGTCTCGGCGTCCAGCCCCATCAGGGCAATCATACCGACCCAAACGGCGATGGAGACGTTGTAGCCAAGCAGGTAGAGGAACCAAACGGCGCCGATGAGCGAGAACGGCACGGCGGTCAGGACTATCAGGGTCTTGATGGTGGATTTGGTGTTGATGTAGAGCAGGACGAATATTATCAGCAGGGTCAGCGGGATGACCACTTTAAGCCGTTCCTTGACCCGAAGCATGTTCTCGTATTGGCCGCTCCAGAGAAGCGAGTAGCCGGGCGTGGGCGGCAGTTCCCGGTCGACCCTGGCCTTGGCCTCGGTGACGTAGCCACCGATATCGCGGTCCTTGACGTCAACGTAAACATATCCGGCCAGGAAGCTGTTCTCGTCGCGGACCATAGCCGGACCGGTGGAGAAGCTGATGTCGGCGATGGCGGCCAGCGGTATCTGGGCGGACACCCCGTTAGAAGCGCCGGAGTCGGTTTGCATTTGCATATTAGGTTGCTGTCCGCTTCTAACAGGGCCGGTAGTCGGTACCAGCACGCGCTTGAGTTCGTCCAGGTCGTCCCTGAGCTCGCGGGCGTAACGGACGTTAACAGAGTAACGTTCACGTCCGGCGATGGCGGTGGTGACGCCTTCACCGCCGATGGCGGACATAATGACCATCTCGGCTTCAGCCACGCTCAGGCCGTAGCGGGCCAGCTGGTCGCGCCTGAGATCGAAGTCGAGGAAATAGCCGCCGGTGACACGCTCGGCGTAGACGCTCCGGGTGCCGGGCACTTCCTTGAGGATGGCTTCCAAATGCAGTCCTATTTTTTCTATCTCCTTGAGGTCGGCTCCGAAGATTTTGATGCCGACGGGCGTGCGTACGCCGGTGGAAAGCATGTCCACCCGGGCCTTGATGGGCATGGTCCAGGAGTTGACCACGCCGGGCAGCTGCATCTTGGCGTCGAGCTCGTTGATGATGTCTTCCCAGGTTATCCGGTCGGTCCAGACGGGACGGAAGGGTCTCTGCAGGATTTCGGGCAGTCCGGAATACCAACGGTCGACCTTTCGCCACTGGTCCCTGGGCTTCAGGACGATGGTCGTTTCCATCATCGAGAACGGCGCCGGATCGGTGGCCGTGTCGGCCCGGCCGGCCTTGCCGAAGATGCTCTGGACCTCGGGCACGCTCTTGATGATCTGGTCCTGGATCCGGAGTATCTTCTGGGCGTCGGTAACCGAGATGCCCGGCGGCGTGGTGGGCATATAAAGGATGCTGCCTTCGTTCAACGGCGGCATGAATTCGGAGCCGAGCTTGAAATAGATTGGGACGGTCACGGCCATCAGGGCCAGGGCGGTGATGATAACGGTCTTGGGATGTTTCAGCACCAGACGGCAAACGGGCTCGTAAATCCGAAAGAGCCATTTGCTGACCGGATGATTTTCTTCCTTGTAATATTTGCCGACCAGAATTTGGTTGACCGGCCAGGCAATCCATTTGGGCCGGAACTTAAAGTCGTCCATGCGCATAAAGAGCAGCCTGATGGCCGGGTCTAGGGTGATGGCCAGCAGCGCGGCGATGGCCATAGTCAGGTTCTTGGTATAGGCCAGCGGCTTGAAGAGCCGGCCTTCCTGGTCCAAGAGGGTAAAAACAGGTATGAAGGCCACGGCAATAACCAGGAGCGAGAAGAAGACCGAGGGCGCCACTTCCTGCAGGGCGCGGATGCGGATCTGGTGCGGGTCGCCCTGGCGGCCGCCTTCGATCCATAATTCCATTTTCTTGTAGGCGTTCTCGACCTCGATTATGGCGCCGTCCACCAGCACGCCGATGGAGATGGCGATGCCGGTCAGCGACATTATGTTCGAGGTCAGCCCCATAAAATACATGGGAATAAAAGCCAGCAGGCAGGAGACCGGTATGGTGATGATGGGCACCAGGGCCGAGGGAATATGCCAGAGGAATATCAGGATCATCAGGCTGACCACTATCATCTGGAGAACCAGCTCGGCTTTGAGGGTGCCGATGGATTCGATGATGAGCTCGGAGCGGTCGTAGGTGGTAACGATTTCGGCGCCCTTGGGCAGGGACGGCCGGATTTCGTCTATCCGGGCCTTGACGCGGTTGATGACGTTGAGCGCGTTCTCGCCCTGGCGGATGATGACGATGCCGCCGACGGTATCGCCGATGCCGTCCAGGTCGGCCACGCCGCGGCGGATGTCCGAACCGAGCTCCACCCGGCCGACGTTCTTGACCAGCACGGGCGTGCCGTTGACGTCAATGCTGATAACGATATTGGCAATATCGTCAACGGACTTGATGTAGCCGCGGCCGCGGACCATATATTCGGCGCCGCTGAATTCGACCAGCCGGCCGCCTACGTCATTGTTACCGTTGCGGACGGCCTCGATAACCTTGGTCAGCGGCACGTTGTAAGCAACAAGAGCGTTAGGGTTGATGTTAACCTGGTATTGTTTCTGGTAGCCGCCGACGGTGGCCACTTCGGACACGCCGGGCACGCTCTGGATATAATATTTCAGGTACCAGTCCTGGAATGAACGCAGGTCGGACAGGCTGTTCTGTCCGCTCTTGTCGACCAGTGCGTATTGGTAAACCCAGCCGATGCCGCTGGCGTCCGGGCCGATTTGGGTCTTGACGCCTTCGGGCAGGCTGGACTGTATTTTGCTGAGGTATTCCAACGTCCGGGAACGGGCCCAGTAGATGTCGGTGCCGTCCTGGAAAATAATGTAAACGAAAGAAAATCCAAAGTCTGAAAAGCCCCGGATGGCCTTGACCTTGGGCGCGCCGAGCAAGGCGGTAATAATCGGATAGGTAACCTGGTCTTCGACGATGTCCGGACTGCGGTCCCAGCGGGAATAGACGATGACCTGGGTGTCGGACAGGTCGGGAATGGCGTCGAGCGGGATGTTCTGCACGGTATAGACCGCTCCGGCCACGGCGATAGCCGCGAAGATCAACACCAGGAATTTGTTGTCGGCCGAAAACGCAACGATGGTTTTAAGCATTTAATCTCCGCCGTGTTTATGTTCTTGTTGCCCGGCTGCGGGAAGCGCGGCTTTGAGTTTGGATTCCGAGTCAATGAAGAAGTTGGCCGCGGTGACGACCTCTTCCATCTCGGCCAGGCCGGCTAGGACTTCGTAATAGCCTTCGGCCGTTTGGCCGGTTTTTATCTCCCTGGGTTCGTAGATGCCCGGGCCGGTCTTAACAAAGACCAGCTGCCGGGTGCCGGTATTAAGAACCGCCTCCTGGGGCACGGCCAGCTTGTTGCCCAGCCCGGCGTTGATGATAACGTCCAGGTACATCTCCGGCTTAAGCAAGCCTTCGGGGTTGGACACCTCGGCCCGGACGCGCAGGGTGCGGGTCTGTTTGTCCAGGATGGAATCAATGGCCTTGATGGGGCCGGAATAAGTCTTGCCCGGCAACGCGATGGAACTGGCGGTAATGACCTGTCCGGCCTTGACCAGCCCGATTTCGTGTTCGTAAATCTGGGCGTAGACCCAAACGGTGCCGCCCGGCCTGGACAGTAACAGGTTGTTGGATGAATCCGACCCGCTCCGCTGGGCCAGTTCTTTGATTTGCTCTTCGGACAGGCCCATCTGGCGGAGTTTCAACGCTACAGACCTGATGAGCTGGGAGTCTTTGGTTTCGGCCACGCGTCGGTATTCGGCAATGGCCACGTAAAGTTCCGGGTCGTAGGCCACCCGTCCGCTGGCCCGGACCAGGGCCGTTAAGTCGCGCTTGAGGACCATAGATGTCTTCAGGCCGATGAGCTGTTCCTGCTGAGCCGTAATGTTAACTGCCGCTTGGCCGGGGACAGTGCTGGTTGCGCCGGCGCCGGCGGGACTGAAAGGCACCAGCTTCATATTGCAGATGGGGCAATCACCCGGCTTGTCGGCCACATAGGACGGATGCATCGGGCAATGGTACATCTGGACCGCGGCACCAGCCTTGATTTGCGTCGAACCGCCCTTGTCGATTTTGTTATAACTGGAGGTGAACAGTGCGGCCAGGCCAAGAACAATCAGCAGGATTGTGATTATCAGCCACTTGAGGTATTTCATAGTGATTTTCTCCTTTATTCGGGCGCAAATATTCTGGCGATTTCAGCCGGGCTGCGGCTGGCAGCCATCAATGTTATTTCGGCGAAAACCGTTTCGCGTTCGGCGTTGGCCTCGGCCAGGCGGATTAATAATTCAACCAATTCGCGCCGGGCGTTGAGCCAATTGGTCATCGTTGTTTGGCCGGTTTTATATTCAGCGTTAAGGCTGTCAGCATTTAGTTTTGCCCGGGGAATGAGCTGTTCGGAAATAAGCAGGCTTTCCCGCTGAAGCTGGCGCCAGGTGAATGTTTTCTCGGCCAGCAGGACGGACAGATTTATCTCTTCGGCCTTGAGTTCGGCCTGGGCCTGTCTTTTCCGGGCCCGGGCGGCGGCGATTTCGGCGCCAATCCTTTTGCGCCAGATTGGAAAAGTCATATTCAGTTCCGGCATCTGGGTCATCGGCGTTTTCTGTGCATCCAGCGCCAAACCGACCCCAAAGTCCGGAACGTTGCCTTTGTAAGCCAGCTCCACCAGCGCCTGGGCCTGCCTGATTTCAGCGGCCAGGGCTTTGAGCTGGACGTTATTCTCCAGCGCCTCTTTCAATAAATCAGAATCCTGAGGCAGCGTGTTTGCGGGCAGTGCGGCTTCCGGCAGAGGCGGGTTTTCATTCCCGGGCGGGATGCCCAGCACGCCGCGCCAACGAGCCATCAACGGCTTAGCCGAATCTTCCAGGTTGGCCAATTCGTTATACAAACGGTCCTGCTCTGAGCGGACCATAGTCACATCATCAACCCGGTTCAAACCGGTCTGGAATCCGGCCCTGGCCGAACCGGCCTGGGCATCGGCCAATGCGACCAGCTCTTTGGTCAGCCGTATTTTTTCCTTGAGCAAGAACACCTGGTAATACACCTGTTTGATCTCAAAGGCTGTTTTAAGGAGTTCTTCCTCGAAGAGATAGCGCTTTTTCTGGGCCTGGGCGGAAACGGTCTCGGCCCGGAGCGCTAGTTTGCCCGGGCCGGGGATTTCCTGCATAAAGCCGATGAGCGTTTTCATCACCACCCGGTCTATCTCGGCGCTCAATGTTAACTGCGGGTCAGGCCACGAGCCGGCCACGGCTATTTCCTCAACGGTGCTTTTCCAGTCGTAGAATGCGGCTTCGGCCCGGGGATTGTTGAGAACGGCATAAGTAATGAAATCAGAAACCGGGCTGGTGGCGGTCAGCGCCGGTAGACTCGGTTTACGGTCGCGCGGCCGGTATCGCTCCATTGTCCGCTCAAGGTCAGAATGCTCGGCCGGAGTGGAACAGCTGGCTACCGCCAATATCAGCAATGCGCACGGAAGCCAACGCGTCAAAATCCCCGGTATTTTTATCAGCCATTTCATATGCTTATTTCTTTTCCAGGTTCATCCCGCACTTGGAGCATTTGCCCGGTTTATCGGACGTCTCGCAGTTCATCGGACAGGCATACACGGCCTTTTCCGAAGATTCCTTTTTAACCAGGTTCATTCCGCATTTGGGGCATTTACCCGGCTTATCAACCGGTGCAACACAACCCATCGGACAGGCATAGATAGCTTTTTCCGCCGGTTCCTTTTTGACCAGGTTCATCCCGCACTTGGGACACTTGCCCGGTTTATCGGCTGTGGAACAGTTCATAGGACAGACGTACCATATTCGTTCATCCGGCGTTTTCGCGGCGTCCCTGGACAATAGTGTGTTGTACTTTTCCATCAATTCCGCAGCTTTTTTCATCAGCTTCAGGGCGGTTTCGTTTGACGCAACAATCGCTGCCGTATCCGGTTTATCGCCGGCCAGCATCTCATTACATTTGGTTACCATTTCCAGCGCCTTGGTCAACATTTTCTGGCTATGCGTCATTAAAGCGTTCCTCGCTTCGGGCGTATTTGATTTATGGGCATCACCCAATATTTTAGCGGCGGTTTTTAATAAACCCTCCGGGCTGTTCGGGTCATCGACAGTTTTTGTTTTAGCCGTATCTGCTTGCGTTTTACCCGAAGAAGCCGCCTGAGAATCCACTGTATCAGGCTCGCCGCAACAGGCATAAACATATACCCCAGCCAGTACCAATAAAAATATCGTTGTTCCGGTCAGCAGTTTCAATCTGTTTTTCATATTATTCCTTTCTTTCTTTATACGGTTTTAGTGACATCCCGAATGAGCCGGTTGGTGCTGGGGTCCGTGATTATCCGCACTCCGGCAGGATACGCTCAAGAAAACAAATCCGGCCAACAAGACCAGCATCAGTATCAACTTCATATACGCAACGCCTCCCTTCTTGAAATCATTTTGGATTATCTACATCCGCAGTTACAACTGTTTAATGTTTTTATGTCTTCCAGTAGTTTGGCAACCTGGTTTTTATCAAGCTTGGCTATTACGCCGATGGTACGTTCGCCAATCTGTTTCATGGCGGCATTGTATTCGCCGGTCCGGCCCAGCGTGATTTTACCCTTGGTGTCCACGCCCGGAATTGCCCGGTCCCAGATAAAGAACGAAACCGGAATATTATTGTAGTAAGCATAAATCGCAGCGCAGGGACATTGGTCTTTTCCGCCTATCCGCCCCCCCTTCAACTGGATATTTTGATTGTAACAAAGCAAAGAACAGCAGCATTGTTTCATACTCAATAGATTATTCTGCCGAAAATAACCGCTTAATTCTTCCGGGACAGTCGTTTCCCGGTCTATTTTAACATCGCCTTTGACAAATAATTGGTGATCCTCTTCCATCGCATAGAGCAGGCTGGCTGGTATTCCGGCCGGCTGGAATAACATATAGCCGACTAGCGCCACCAAAATCACCGCGGCTGACGCAAGCGTAGTAATAAAATATCTGGGCTTTTTAACTATTCGTTTCGTCCGGCGCTCGGCGGCCATCTCTAAAATCTTCTGGTGGATAGAGTGGTCTATGTCTTCCGGTATAACAACCTGCTTATTTAACTCCGGAAAACCCCGCAACGCATCACGAAAAGACTTCAACTGCCCACATCGCTGGCGGCACTGGTTGCAGACAGCCAAATGGTCGGTAATGTCTTTGGCCGTTTCGGTCGGCAGGCGTCCCTCAATAAAGTCATCTAAGAAATCGTTAAAAATATCGTTGCATTGCATACTTATTCCTTTACTCTGGCAGTTTGAGCCCCACCAAAAGTCCTGGGCCCGCCCGAACAACCCCGGCGGGGTTGGGCAACCTGCCAGGCATACCATTCTATATATTAAGCAACTTAGGGGTGAATTCGTTCACGGAAATCGGTATTTTTTACCTTATCATATAAACTATTTCTTAATAATTCCAGCCCGTTATGCAGCCTTGATTTTACCGTGCCGACAGGGCACTCGATAATTTCGCTTATTTCGTCATATTGAAGGCCCTGGATAATCTTCAGAACAATAACCTCTCGATATAATAATGGCAGCCGTTCCAATTCCAATTTAACGAACCTGTTTAATTCATCCTTTTGGAGCGAATCAAGCGGGTCGGGCGCATCCCTGACAGCAATAATATTACGCCATTCTTCAAGCGGTATCTCTTTTCTACGCTTGTCTTTATCAAGAATATTAATACAAATATGCCTGACAACCGTAAAAAGAAAGGTGGAAAATTTGGCGGTTGGTTGATATTCTGCTATCTTCCTGAAGACATAGACAAAAGTATCCTGAAGCACGTGAGAGGCAAGGTCGGAGTCTCCCAACATCTGGTAGGCGAAATTTATTACCGTCTGGCGGTAGCGTTGATAAAGAACCGTAAAAGCCTTTTCCGAACCTGTCTTACATAAAGCGATCAATTCTGTATCGGAAAAATTATCCATAGATTTTATATGTTTATCTGCGCCTGATTATCCGGCGACACATCGCATTTTATTGTTTCTATACGGTTACCGTAGATAATCCGTCCGAGGCGGTATTGTCAAGAGAAATATTCGACTTCTCCCCGGGATAAATAACCCCAGGCGCTGAGCCCGGCTCAGCGCCTTAACCTGTCTCTGGTCTTATGTCTCTTGTCACTCAATGTAACCTCTTAGTGGCTGTTAGCAACGAAGAAGCGTTAGAGCCTACTGGCCTCCCTTTAGGGACAGCCACTTAGATCCCCGAAACGAAGTGGAGTGGGATAATCATTCTATCCAACCTCTTATCCAAATATTGATACTTGTGAACACGCCGTTTTTAGTGGCTAATACCCGAATCTGTCTAAGTGTATCCGTGGCAAGTATACACTCCTTATAAGAATTATTGTTAAAGCCCACGATGTTTTGCCAAATATGATGGATAGTGCTTGACCCGAAGTTCATCCCGGCCCTGCGGCCAAGCACGGTCAGTATCTGCTCCATACTGGCCGGGACGCTCATGGCGTTGAACTGCATCTCCAGCACCACCGCCTGCGCCGTAGCCGGAATAAAGGTTGACAGGTCCACCAGCTGGTCCACGTCCGCTATCGAGTTCTCGGAAAAGACCAAAGGCGACAAATACATCTGCCTGACCGAGGCCGAACGCAAACAATACCAGTACGAGGGGTAGAGCATCAAAAACAGGTGATTTTAACCTCCCTGCCCGTCCGGTCAGGCGGGCCTCCTGCTACCGAAAACGCCCGGAATTTGACATAACCCATTATTTCATAATCCCTTAGAGCAAAAACCTGTCAGGGGGGTGGGGGGTAGGGTGGGGTATAACATAGGGTGGGGTATCGGATGGCATAAGACGCCCCACCCCATCGTATAGGATAGCCCGCCGGATGGTATGGGATTATCTCCCGGATGGTATAGGATTACCCCCCGGATAGCATAGGAGTACCCT
This region of Candidatus Brocadiia bacterium genomic DNA includes:
- a CDS encoding TolC family protein — translated: MKWLIKIPGILTRWLPCALLILAVASCSTPAEHSDLERTMERYRPRDRKPSLPALTATSPVSDFITYAVLNNPRAEAAFYDWKSTVEEIAVAGSWPDPQLTLSAEIDRVVMKTLIGFMQEIPGPGKLALRAETVSAQAQKKRYLFEEELLKTAFEIKQVYYQVFLLKEKIRLTKELVALADAQAGSARAGFQTGLNRVDDVTMVRSEQDRLYNELANLEDSAKPLMARWRGVLGIPPGNENPPLPEAALPANTLPQDSDLLKEALENNVQLKALAAEIRQAQALVELAYKGNVPDFGVGLALDAQKTPMTQMPELNMTFPIWRKRIGAEIAAARARKRQAQAELKAEEINLSVLLAEKTFTWRQLQRESLLISEQLIPRAKLNADSLNAEYKTGQTTMTNWLNARRELVELLIRLAEANAERETVFAEITLMAASRSPAEIARIFAPE
- a CDS encoding heavy metal-binding domain-containing protein, whose product is MKNRLKLLTGTTIFLLVLAGVYVYACCGEPDTVDSQAASSGKTQADTAKTKTVDDPNSPEGLLKTAAKILGDAHKSNTPEARNALMTHSQKMLTKALEMVTKCNEMLAGDKPDTAAIVASNETALKLMKKAAELMEKYNTLLSRDAAKTPDERIWYVCPMNCSTADKPGKCPKCGMNLVKKEPAEKAIYACPMGCVAPVDKPGKCPKCGMNLVKKESSEKAVYACPMNCETSDKPGKCSKCGMNLEKK
- a CDS encoding RNA polymerase sigma factor, producing the protein MDNFSDTELIALCKTGSEKAFTVLYQRYRQTVINFAYQMLGDSDLASHVLQDTFVYVFRKIAEYQPTAKFSTFLFTVVRHICINILDKDKRRKEIPLEEWRNIIAVRDAPDPLDSLQKDELNRFVKLELERLPLLYREVIVLKIIQGLQYDEISEIIECPVGTVKSRLHNGLELLRNSLYDKVKNTDFRERIHP